TTTATCTGTTTATCGTTTATAAGGTAAGTGAGTAAAAAATATCGTTACTTACTGTGTGATCACACCTCTTTACTAATTAAAAAATGAGGAAACACTATGACGAGATCTTTAACGATAGTAGTATTTGCAGGCATTATTACCTTGGGGTTATTTGCTTTTATGGCATATTTAATTAAGCAAGAGAAGGTTGCTATGACAGATATTCCTGAGCCAATAATCGTTCAGGTTTATGAATTACCTAAGGATAGTAAGGTTAGAACAATAATTAGACGTCAATTTCAACCACCTGAACCGCCGCCTGTAATGACGACTGTAAAGTCTACGCTAGAGCCAGCAGAGTCATTAAGTCATTTTGAGTTTAATCCGACAGGGTTAAAGATTGAGAATAAAATGTCTAAGTTTAACTTAGGTGCTCAGCTCGCTAACCAAGAGGCTAGGCCAATAATTAGGTCTAACCCCCGGTATCCAAGAGAAGCATTACAAAGAGGTCTTGAAGGGTGGGTTAGGTTGGCTTTTGATATCAATAAGATAGGTGAAGTTATTAATATTCAAGTTGTTGATTCTCAGCCGAAACGTGTATTTGATAAAGCCGCTAAACAAGCATTAAAAAGATGGAAATATAAAGCGAAATCTATCGATGGTAAACCGATTATTCAAACAGGGTTTACCGTTCAACTAGACTTTAACATGCAGCAAGAAATATAGGATCGCCAATTGAAGTTACCTTCAATGATTAAAGGGTGGATGAAAACTTCATCCACCCCTGAAACGTTACTAAAACGTTACTCAACGACGAAAGATAAGAAGTATCTTTCATTGTTGGTTAAACAATTTAATCAATCTTTGTTTCACTATTTATTAACTTTGTCAGATAAAGAACTTGCTGAAGACGTGGTACAAATAACATGGCTTAAAGTATTAAAAATAAACAACACTGCACATGAACATACCAACGTTAAAGCTTGGTTATATACTATTGCTCGAAATACGTTATTCGATGAATTACGAAAAGCTCAGCGTTGGCACTATGTTGTTTTAGATGAAACACAACACGCGGCAACGAGTGAGTTAACCGACAAAGAAGATCGATTGGCAGCCTTTAATCGCGCATTAGTGCACTTACCTTTTTATCAACGAGAAGCGTTTGTATTTCAGCAAGAAGGCTTTTCAATATTAGAAATTGCAGAGATGACAAATGAAAGCTTTGAGACCGTTAAAAGTCGATTAAGGTATGCGAGAAAACAGCTGAAAATAATATTAGGAAAAGATCATGAATGATGATTTTGATAAAGAGATGAGTTCGCTTTATCAACAACGTAAGGCGCAGATAGAAGCTCCTACTGTAGTGTTACCAAGTGGAAAGGCTAAAAACCGTGTTTCTGTTTTTAAATCGTTGGCAATTTTACTATGTGGTGGCGTTTCGTCTTTTGGCATTTTTGCGTTAATGTCGCATTTAGCTAAAGCACCAACACCTGTCACCATTGAGCCGCAATTAAGCCATCAGGTGATCGTGTTACCAGACGTTATTATTGATAAAAATAACGCTGATACGGTTATCAACCGTCTGCCGTTACCTGAAAAACCTATTATTGCGACGCTACCAACCGGTAATGATAATTCGCCATATCAAATTGAAAAGATCGAACCATCTGTTGATAACAACTTAACATTTGATGATACCAATACTGTTCATTTACCTGATATTGATTTACCACAAACAAGTATTAACCCCATAGTAAAAGTTTTACCTGAATACCCTCAAGAGCTGTTAGCAAATAGGCAAACAGGTATCGTAAAAATGCGCTATCAAGTCGCTGAAGATGGGCGTGTTTTTAATATAGAAGTTATCGAACAAAGTGGGGCAAGACAGTTTAGACGTGCTGCTCAAAAAGCTTTAGGTGCTTGGCAATACGACAAACAATTGTCTGTAAATGATACGCTTGAAGTCGTTTTTGAATTCCAATTGGAAGCTAAGGAATAAATTTATATGACTTTAGCACTATTCGCAATTGAGGAAAGATAGATTAGTATGGCTAACACAATAATAAAAAATTATCTGTTATGCTGCCGATTTCTGTCTTAGTTTTATTAAGCTTTTTCTATCTTATTTTACTGTTTACCATCGCCTTTGTTGGTGATAAATACACAATCTCAAAGAAAGTTAAGCCGGTAGTATATAGCCTAGGGTTAGGAGTTTACTGCACCTCTTGGGCGTTTTATGGCGTAACAGGGCAGTCAGCTACCACGGGATGGTGGTTTACACCAACCTATACCGGCGCGATTTTAGTGTTTATCTTCGCTTGGCCTTTAGTGTTAAAGGTTGCTCGCATTTGTCGTGAGCAGTCGTTAACCTCGTTAGCCGATTTTATTGCTTCTCGCTATGGTAAATCATCTAAACTAGCTGGCTTAATTACCATTACGGCAGTGTTTGCCATTATTCCGTATATTGCTTTACAGCTTAGGGCGATTACTAGCAGTTTCAACGAAGTGATTAATTATCCCGCTGAACAATCTCCTGTAGATATTACCTTATTGTTTACTGTTACCTTAGCCGTGTTTGCCATATTATTCGGCACTAGGCGTATTCGCCCCTCTGAACATAACCCAGGGCTATTATTAGCGATTGCGTTTGAATCGATAGTGAAGCTATTCACCTTTTTAGCGATTGGTTTTTTTGTGTGTTTTTACATGTTTGACGGTATGACTGAACTGTTTCAACAGGCAAGCGAGCACCGTGCGGTTCAAACCATTAGCTCGCCACCCAGCTATGTTTACGTCATGCAAACGTTATTAGGCGTGTTAATGATGTTTTGTTTACCGCGTCAGTTTCATATGACTTTTATTGAATTAGATGAAGAAAGAGAGCTTAAAACAGCACGTTGGCTTTTTCCTGTATATATGATTTTAATCAATATATTTGCATTACCTATTGCTTATGCGGGCTTAATTTTATTTGATGGTGTGAGCGTTGGCTCTGACAGCTTTATGCTGCAATTGCCGATATTAGCGGGCAGTCAATTAATGACATTAGTGTCATTCTTAGGTGGTTTTTCTGCGGCGACGAGTATGGTGATTGTCGCAACCATTGTATTAAGTATTATGATTTCAAATGACTTGATCACACCAAAATTACTAAACCGTGAAGCACATGCAGGCCAGCTGCAAAAGCTTAGCCCTGATAAACTGCTGTTGATCCGCCGTATTGCCATTGTCATTATACTGTTAGCTGCTTATGCCTATTATCAGGTGACTTCTAATTCAGAATTATTAGCGGTTACCGGTTTAATGTCTATGTCGTTAGTTGCACAGTTTTCTCCTGCATTATTGTTAGGGTTGGTATGGCGAAAAGCGAACCAAAAAGCGGCTTATCGCAGTATTATTGTTGGCACGCTATTTTGGGCGTACACTTTGTTATTACCTTCGCTTCATCAAAGCTTGATTAATATTGATGCATTACTTCAGGAAGGATTTTTAGGTATTGCCTGGTTGCGTCCAACGATGATGTTTGGTTTAGAGCTCGAGTTTATTTCTCACGGTGTGTTTATTAGTCTTGTCGCGAGTTTCTTGGTATTTGTTTATTACTCTTTAGCTACTACACCGGAAGTTACCGAACAATTATATGCGGTTAACTTTATACAGCCCGATGATTCTCAGCGCGATATTAATCAAATATCTTCTGCACTCACCATTCGTGATTTACATAGTTTAGTGGCTCGTTTTTTTGGACCAACGGTCGCTGATCAGCTTATAAATGATTATTTTCAACAGCAGGCGTTTAACTGGGAACATGTTGCCCCGGTTGCTTTAGAGCAAAAAGCAGAACAAGAGTTAGCGGGTGTTATTGGCGGTGCATCAGCAAAACTTTTGTTTGATTCAGCAAAACGCAGACGTAGTGCACTGTTAAATGATGTGGTTGATATTGTTGATGAAGCGAGTGAGTTGCTACGCTTTAACCGTTCGTTATTACAAGCGACCATTCAAAACGTTGAACAAGGTATTTCGGTGGTCGATAAAGAATTACGTGTTGTTGCATGGAATCGCCGCTACATAGAAATGTTTGATTACCCTGAAAAAGAGATATTTGTCGGTAGGCCAGTAGAAGAAGTATTACAGTTTAATGCAAACAGAGGCTTATTTAATAAAGATAATAGTAATGAAGAAATAGCTAAGCGAATTTCGTATTTGCAGCAAGGGAAGTCTTACCGATTTCAGCGGGTGCAAAAGAACGGTAAAGTGTATGAAATGTCTGGTAACCCTTTGCCAGGTGGCGGCTTTGTTACCACGTATGCAGATATTACCGAATTTGTAAACACACAAAAAGCGTTAGAAGAAGTGAATGTACATCTAGAATCACGCGTTGAGCAACGTACGCATGATTTACAGAAATTAAACTTGCACTTACAGGCGGCGAAACAAGAAGCAGAGCAAGCGAATATCAATAAAACGCGTTATTTTGCTGCCTTAAGCCATGATTTGTTACAGCCGTTTAATGCTGCCAGCTTATTTTCTTCTATCCTTGCAGAAAAAGCAGGAGAACAAGGTGGCGATAAAGCTGATATTAAAGAATTAAGCGATAATATTCATTATTCATTGACCAATGCTGAGCAACTATTAAGTTCTATTTTAGAACTAACAAAGTTAGATGCTGGCAGCACAACGCCTTATTTAGAAGATTTTAATATAGAAAGCTTTATACGACCTATTGCGGAAGAGTTTTCTTACCTTGCCCAAAATAAGCATTTAGCATTTGAGCAACGTATTGATAATTGCGCAACACGTTCTGATAAAGCGTTATTACGACGTGTATTACAAAATTTATTGGCCAATGCGCTGCGTTATACTAATCAAGGAACTGTTTCATTAAATGCCTATCAATTACAGCAAAAACTGATTATTGAGGTAGCTGATACAGGTGTGGGGATAAAACAAGAAGATCAACAACGTATTTTTAATGATTTCGAGCAAATCGAAGGAGCACAAGGTAATAAGCATCATGTTGGTTTGGGGTTAGGCCTCGCCATTACTTCTCGTATTTGTAAAATTCTAGGTATTCCACTGTCGTTAACATCTTCAATAAACGAAGGGAGTTGTTTTACCTTATCGTTGCCAGTGATCAAAATGTCGCAGCACACAGAAGTTGACAAACTCCCCGTTATTAATCGAAATAGACGAGACTTAACGGGCTTACATGTTTTAGTGATAGATAACGATACGGCGGTATTGACGGCGATGAAACAACGCTTACTAGAATGGGGGTGTCAGGTCAGTGTTGCACACGATCAACAAACGGCTTTAGCAAAGTGTCAACAGCAGTTGCCGGAAATGATTTTGGCCGATTACCACTTAGATCATGGTAAAACGGGTGTTGATGCGGTTAATCATATTCGTGATACTTTACAGTGTCAGATCCCTATCATTATCAATTCTGCTGATCATTCCGAAGAGCTTTATGAGCAAGTCGTTGAGAATAACTTTATTTTTATAAATAAGCCGGTAAAGCCTGCGGCATTAAAGCGGACGATAAAATCTTTGATGAAAACGGTATAATACCTCTATAAACGAGATGTTTTGCAATATTACTCTTTATACTAAATAGCTAGGTAGATGACTGTGGTGTCATCTGTTTTAGGTTTTGAAATAACATACTGGCTTGTGTTCGGTTATTCACTTGAAGTTTTTGTAGTATCGCTGAAACATGATTTTTGACGGTTGGCTCTTGAATATTCATTTCCCAGGCTATTTGTTTGTTTAACAAGCCATCCGCGATCATTTGTAATACACGATATTGTGCAGGCGTGAGTTTATGGAGTTTATCAGCGAGTGCTTTAGCTGGAGTTGGCTCAATGTTCGTAAGATCAATTCCGGCGGGTAACCAGGTTTCACCATCTAATACTTCTTCGATTGCGGCGGCAATTTGATCTAATGAGGCTGATTTAGGGATATACCCACTTGCGCCTAAATCAATAGCTTTGCTGATAACACTGGGCTCTTCTGTCGCAGAAACCATGACCACTTGAATGTCTTGATAGGCATTTTTGATTGAGGTTAACCCTGTAAAACCTTCATTGCCTGGCATGTTTAAGTCAAGGAAAATAAGTTCAATATCAGGGTGTTGTTGAATCACTTTGATAAGATTGTCGTAGCAATCCGCTTCAATTATTTCGCTAGTTGGTAATACCTTACTCGCTGCTTGAATTAGTGCAGTTCTAAATAATGGATGATCATCGGCAACTGCTAATTTCACAATTTCTTCACTCATAATAAACCTTAATACAACTATTTAAACAGAATGAAGAAGAGGGCGCTAGTGCCCCCTTCTGTTTATGCTAAAAGTTAAAAACGATAGCCTACTGTTAAGTGAATGGTTCGTGGATCACCGTAGTAGCCAATAAGGGTGGTATCGCCACCAAAACCAGGGCCGTATGAACCGTCTGGATTGCGACTAGTGAAGTTATAGCCACCTACCATGTACTCTTCATCGGTAATGTTTTTCGCATGTAAACCACCATACCAATTACCATCATTTCCTTCCCAAGTAATGCTGGCGTTAACTTGGCCAAAACCGTCTTGATTTAATGAATCATCATCTTCGAAGATAATGTATTCATCGCGATAGTAATAACCGGTATTAAACATAAAAATACCCATGTCTGTTTCTAAGAGATAATTCGCTGATACACTAAAAGTGTTATCGGGGGTATTTGATAAGCCGACTAACGGAACGTTAATATTTTCATCTTGTTCAATATCAGCTGAAATGTGCCCGTAAGCCATATTTATCGTTAAGTTTTCACTGGCTAACCATGTAACCTCTGCTTCAATACCTTGTACATCAGAACTTGCCGCATTTGCTAAGTTTTGACCTAAATCTGTTGGGTTTTCTTGTGGTAGAACAAC
The Thalassotalea hakodatensis genome window above contains:
- a CDS encoding RNA polymerase sigma factor, which produces MKLPSMIKGWMKTSSTPETLLKRYSTTKDKKYLSLLVKQFNQSLFHYLLTLSDKELAEDVVQITWLKVLKINNTAHEHTNVKAWLYTIARNTLFDELRKAQRWHYVVLDETQHAATSELTDKEDRLAAFNRALVHLPFYQREAFVFQQEGFSILEIAEMTNESFETVKSRLRYARKQLKIILGKDHE
- a CDS encoding energy transducer TonB, with the translated sequence MNDDFDKEMSSLYQQRKAQIEAPTVVLPSGKAKNRVSVFKSLAILLCGGVSSFGIFALMSHLAKAPTPVTIEPQLSHQVIVLPDVIIDKNNADTVINRLPLPEKPIIATLPTGNDNSPYQIEKIEPSVDNNLTFDDTNTVHLPDIDLPQTSINPIVKVLPEYPQELLANRQTGIVKMRYQVAEDGRVFNIEVIEQSGARQFRRAAQKALGAWQYDKQLSVNDTLEVVFEFQLEAKE
- a CDS encoding energy transducer TonB, translated to MTRSLTIVVFAGIITLGLFAFMAYLIKQEKVAMTDIPEPIIVQVYELPKDSKVRTIIRRQFQPPEPPPVMTTVKSTLEPAESLSHFEFNPTGLKIENKMSKFNLGAQLANQEARPIIRSNPRYPREALQRGLEGWVRLAFDINKIGEVINIQVVDSQPKRVFDKAAKQALKRWKYKAKSIDGKPIIQTGFTVQLDFNMQQEI
- a CDS encoding response regulator gives rise to the protein MSEEIVKLAVADDHPLFRTALIQAASKVLPTSEIIEADCYDNLIKVIQQHPDIELIFLDLNMPGNEGFTGLTSIKNAYQDIQVVMVSATEEPSVISKAIDLGASGYIPKSASLDQIAAAIEEVLDGETWLPAGIDLTNIEPTPAKALADKLHKLTPAQYRVLQMIADGLLNKQIAWEMNIQEPTVKNHVSAILQKLQVNNRTQASMLFQNLKQMTPQSST
- a CDS encoding hybrid sensor histidine kinase/response regulator yields the protein MLPISVLVLLSFFYLILLFTIAFVGDKYTISKKVKPVVYSLGLGVYCTSWAFYGVTGQSATTGWWFTPTYTGAILVFIFAWPLVLKVARICREQSLTSLADFIASRYGKSSKLAGLITITAVFAIIPYIALQLRAITSSFNEVINYPAEQSPVDITLLFTVTLAVFAILFGTRRIRPSEHNPGLLLAIAFESIVKLFTFLAIGFFVCFYMFDGMTELFQQASEHRAVQTISSPPSYVYVMQTLLGVLMMFCLPRQFHMTFIELDEERELKTARWLFPVYMILINIFALPIAYAGLILFDGVSVGSDSFMLQLPILAGSQLMTLVSFLGGFSAATSMVIVATIVLSIMISNDLITPKLLNREAHAGQLQKLSPDKLLLIRRIAIVIILLAAYAYYQVTSNSELLAVTGLMSMSLVAQFSPALLLGLVWRKANQKAAYRSIIVGTLFWAYTLLLPSLHQSLINIDALLQEGFLGIAWLRPTMMFGLELEFISHGVFISLVASFLVFVYYSLATTPEVTEQLYAVNFIQPDDSQRDINQISSALTIRDLHSLVARFFGPTVADQLINDYFQQQAFNWEHVAPVALEQKAEQELAGVIGGASAKLLFDSAKRRRSALLNDVVDIVDEASELLRFNRSLLQATIQNVEQGISVVDKELRVVAWNRRYIEMFDYPEKEIFVGRPVEEVLQFNANRGLFNKDNSNEEIAKRISYLQQGKSYRFQRVQKNGKVYEMSGNPLPGGGFVTTYADITEFVNTQKALEEVNVHLESRVEQRTHDLQKLNLHLQAAKQEAEQANINKTRYFAALSHDLLQPFNAASLFSSILAEKAGEQGGDKADIKELSDNIHYSLTNAEQLLSSILELTKLDAGSTTPYLEDFNIESFIRPIAEEFSYLAQNKHLAFEQRIDNCATRSDKALLRRVLQNLLANALRYTNQGTVSLNAYQLQQKLIIEVADTGVGIKQEDQQRIFNDFEQIEGAQGNKHHVGLGLGLAITSRICKILGIPLSLTSSINEGSCFTLSLPVIKMSQHTEVDKLPVINRNRRDLTGLHVLVIDNDTAVLTAMKQRLLEWGCQVSVAHDQQTALAKCQQQLPEMILADYHLDHGKTGVDAVNHIRDTLQCQIPIIINSADHSEELYEQVVENNFIFINKPVKPAALKRTIKSLMKTV